In a single window of the Mustela nigripes isolate SB6536 chromosome 17, MUSNIG.SB6536, whole genome shotgun sequence genome:
- the ATF5 gene encoding cyclic AMP-dependent transcription factor ATF-5, with protein sequence MSLLATLGLELDRALLPASGLGWLVDYGKLPLAPAPLGPYEILGGALEGGLPGGGEPLAGDGFSDWMTERVDFTALLPLEPPLPPGALPPPSPPPPDLEAMASLLKKELEQMEDFFLDAPLLPPSSPPPQPPPSAPSLPLPLPVPTFDLPQPPALDTLDLLAIYCRSETGQGDSGLAPLPPPQQPPPPPPLPSRPAPYPSPATTRGDRKQKKRDQNKSAALRYRQRKRAEGEALEGECQGLEARNRELRERAESVEREIQYVKDLLIEVYKARSQRTRSS encoded by the exons ATGTCACTCCTGGCGAccctggggctggagctggacAGGGCCCTGCTCCCAGCTAGCGGGCTGGGCTGGCTCGTAGACTATGGGAAACTCcccctggcccctgccccccTGGGCCCCTATGAAATCCTCGGGGGAGCCCTGGAGGGCGGGCTCCCAGGGGGAGGAGAGCCCCTGGCAG GTGACGGCTTCTCTGACTGGATGACTGAGCGGGTGGACTTTACAGCCCTCCTGCCCCTGGAACCCCCCTtgcccccaggtgccctccccccaccttccccacccccacctgacCTGGAAGCCATGGCCTCTCTCCTCAAGAAGGAGCTGGAACAGATGGAAGACTTCTTCCTTGATGCCCCACTCCTCCCAccatcctccccaccaccacaGCCACCACCCTCAGCAccgtccctccctctcccactccctgtccccacctttgacctcccccagccccctgccctaGATACCCTTGACTTGCTGGCCATCTACTGCCGCAGCGAGACTGGGCAGGGAGACTCAGGGTTggcgcccctgcccccaccacagcagccccctccccctccccctctgccctctcgCCCGGCCCCCTACCCCAGTCCTGCCACCACTCGAGGGGACCGCAAGCAAAAGAAGAGAGACCAGAACAAGTCAGCGGCTCTGAGGTACCGCCAGAGGAAGCGGGCAGAGGGCGAGGCCCTGGAGGGCGAgtgccaggggctggaggcacGAAACcgggagctgagggagagggctGAGTCAGTAGAACGCGAGATCCAATACGTCAAGGATTTGCTCATTGAGGTGTATAAGGCTCGAAGCCAGAGGACCCGGAGCAGCTAG